A stretch of DNA from Scomber japonicus isolate fScoJap1 chromosome 19, fScoJap1.pri, whole genome shotgun sequence:
gctaaggtgcccttctgggagccaaaatgcatgctaaggtgccctcttgggagccaaaatgtgtgcgaaggtgccctcttgggagtcaaaatgtgtgctaaggtgccctcttgggagccaaaatgcatgctaaggtgcccttctgggagccaaaatgcatgctaaggtgccctcttgggagccaaaatgcatgctaaggtgcccttcTGGGAGTCAAAATGTGTGCCAAGGTGCCCTCCTGAGAGTCAacatgtgtgctaaggtgcccccCTGGGAGCCTAAATGTGTGccaaggtgccctcttgggagccaaaatgtgtgctaaggtgccctcttgggaaccaaaatgtgtgctaaggtgccctcttgggagtcaaaatgtgtgctaaggtgccctcttgggagtcaaaatgtgtgctaaggtgccctcctcggagtcaaaatgtgtgctaaggtgccctcttgggagccaaaatgcatgctaaggtgcccttcTGGGAGTCAAAATGTGTGCCAAGGTGCCCTCCTGAGAGTCAacatgtgtgctaaggtgcccccCTGGGAGCCTAAATGTGTGccaaggtgccctcttgggagccaaaatgtgtgctaaggtgcccttctgggagccaaaatgcatgCTAAGGTGACCTCTTGGgagtcaaaatgtgtgctaaggtgccctcctcggagtcaaaatgtgtgctaaggtgccctcttgggagccaaaatgtgtgctaaggtgccctcctgggagtcaaaatgcgtgctaaggtgccctcctgggagtcaaaatgcgtgctaaggtgccctcctgggagtcaaaatgtgtgctaaggtgccctcccgGGAGTCAAAaagcatgctaaggtgccctcttcagtggcgagaacatgctgtatgtgcccttatttttcttttctcccctgcccttcaaaaagtctgtgcacgccactgctCAATAATTAAACTATAATCaaactaatcattagttgcagtctTCTCATTAGTTGCCTCATATAAATGACTAGCTCCATTTCATcccactacaacagtaaaatcctgcttttacttcattattattattattatcattattattattataaactgtCTCAGCAATGGTATTATTTTTTCCttaaagaggttttaaaaaggGTCCTTAAAGTCATTAAATTTGTTCTTAAGAAATATGCAGATAccctgattaaataaaatagTTGGTAAAACTAGTGTGGATCAATTTTAATGTTGAAAATCTGGATAAACATGGGATAAATTCAGCAGctataatgtaaaatgtagaTTCTGATTTATAGTTTTCTCTACTGTGTCACGCATTATGAACTGGgacctaaaaaaaataatatcccTAAACTGCCATTATATAAATCTTTCAGTGGTACCATTGTCCCAGCACTTCCTATTCCTGGAAATATTTCCTGTCATCATTTTTTTGTCACCATGTCCAGAGCTGCCCGAGAAGGTCAATCTGCGGACTCTGAGTACTGTACACAACACATGATGAGTGAGACGTTCAGGGTACAGTAATAAAGGGGTCATGTAAGGGTTTGTTGGGTCTTTGTCATATATAATAGTTTTTCTACCAATCAGAACCATATGAACAAAGATTTAGGAAGTCCTCAACTGTTGGACAGacattcagtttctttttttacctcCAAATGACTTCAGATTTAACTCTCTCACATTGTTTATATTCTGAATTTCCTCACAATTAGTCTCAATAAcaaacttctgaaccacaaatcattaaTGAATACATCACCATGTCAGTTTAATGTGAGATTTATCCTTAattaagctttaaaaaaaacactatataatGGTCCAATGTTTCATAAGATAATAGAAACTGTTtgtgtcgtcttcccgggtcaaattgaccctgtctgttttgactgttctttctttcctcccttcctcttttccttccttccttccttccttccttcctcaatcccccatcttccctccttctttccttccctctttccttcctttcttccttctttccttccttcctcttttccttccttctgtccttcttttccttccttcctcttttcctctgtccttctttcctcttttcctttctccctccctccctccttccttttttcctccatccttcctcctttcctttcctttcctccctcccttctatcctctctcccttccttccgtctgtccttcctcccaccttccttcctccctccttcattccttccttcctcctttcctcccttcctccttccttcttcgactcgaggacaacaggagggttaaatgtgaagaattcaTATTTTTCGGATGAATATGTGTCGAATATATTTCCttctttatattttaagttcatcaaatttcaggctaaATGATCTCAGATgtaaaaacaggtcaaatttaaccctgaATAATATGCAAGGATCAACCTTTCCTTGCTGCAGTCTTGTCTTACCTGAGCTTCACCGCTCCAGCAGAAGAATGACGACTGTAATGATCCATTTTCAGGGTTCGGGTTTGGATAGTTCGAGTTGTCTCCGCTCAGATGTCCCAAACTGATGTTGCCCACATCTGCACAGGCGGCCATGTGAGCGTCAGGGCCGGACGACTGTATCACGCCTGGATTAGGAGCGGCGGGCCAGATGCCTCCGATGAAGGGAGAGCTCATGTTTGTCCCTGCAACATGTGCAGAACCTCCGGAGGTTGCAGATCCCAGGAGAGGACCGTTTAATCGGGGAGGAACAGTAGCAGAGTCCGGTATGTGAACGTCTCTTTTTTTATACATGCAGCTGCCGGATAATCGCTGCATTTGCTGGAAGGTCTGAGCCGCTGAGCTCACGCCGCCTGGTGTGTGTGaggaatgtgtgagtgtgtgatggtGAAAGCTTTGTGgcagctgctgttgctgttgccacaTGGCCACACCAGAAGACTGTGGCGCTACGTGAGTCTGCTGTGAACCTGAGCCGTTCTGTGTATATTGAACACTTTGGAAGCGTGAGTTTTGTGTGAATGGCGGCCAAGGTTGATCTGTCACTTCCGGCTGTGAATGAGCAGAGCGGCACGACTGTGTGGAAGTTATTTGGGCGCCACAGTGCtgagtgttgctgctgtttggaGGCCACACTGGAGAGGTGAGTCCCTGCTGAGCGTTACGACACTGTGTGGTCGCCGCCCCTCGAGATGTGACTTCAGAAACTCCTTTCAGTCCAGCTGAATGAGTCTGCTGTGCAAATCCACTCTGGTTGGATTTCCTGTCTGTCATTTTCTGCCACTGATGCTCATGATTTGAAAGTACAGAAGACGCAGGATGCTGCTTTTGAATCTGAGTGTCAGTATCATGAATCCCACctgtccctgtctctctcctcagaGCCTCCTCAACATACGAAAACACGTCATTGGCCAGGATTTGATTTAATTCCCTCgattcctctcctctgtctttatTCATCCTGAAGAGCGTGTTCTCCCAGTCCCTCAGCTCTGCCTCCTCCACTTCAAGATCATCTAACACTCCAACGTCTCCAATATCTCCCAAGATCTGCTCCAGCGAGTCAATCATGGCTTGGTCTCCCATGTTGGACCTGTTCTGTGAAGCTTGGAGCTGACTCGGCACACTGAGCAGAGCATGACTGTCCAGGAATGCTTGCTCCAAGGACTGCTCGTCAAAATCAGCATCCTCTGTTTGGGTGAAGATAGGCAGCGGGGGGCTGGACGTCTGCGGCTTGGTGTAAAGAGATTGGTCCTGCTGTCGTAGGGATCCCAGGATAGAGGTGGGGTCCAAAGGTTTCTCTGTTGAGGACTCGGTGGTGTCTGGAGAACCGGGGCCGGGGATGGAGAAGGCAT
This window harbors:
- the LOC128380732 gene encoding LOW QUALITY PROTEIN: aryl hydrocarbon receptor-like (The sequence of the model RefSeq protein was modified relative to this genomic sequence to represent the inferred CDS: deleted 2 bases in 1 codon); the protein is MLGNNGVYATKRRKKPEQKSVKPPPVKTNPSKRHRDRLNVELDRLTSMLPFSDEVRGRLDKLSVLRLQCGYLKVKSYFHAALQKNVRSAPLVPPNGSRNGQSVSLDGVSFSEGDLLLQALHGFVLVVTTDGTIFYTSSTIQDFLGFQQSDVVHQSVYNLIHMDDREMFKCQLHFAFNPSETDSNMRTQDTQSGIRALSSSESFLPQYIPPENSSFLERSFCCRLRCLLDNTSGFMALNFNGRLKYLHLPENTGAGGTLVPPQLALFAIATPVQPPSVMEIRTKTLIFQTKHRMDFAPMGIDTRGKLVLGYSEIELVTTGSGYQFLHAADMMYCADNHLRMMKTGDSGFTFFRLLTKTGHWLWVQASARVVFKGGRPDFIIARQKALTNEEGEEHLRQRRQQLPFNLTTGEGVLYDFSLDAFSIPGPGSPDTTESSTEKPLDPTSILGSLRQQDQSLYTKPQTSSPPLPIFTQTEDADFDEQSLEQAFLDSHALLSVPSQLQASQNRSNMGDQAMIDSLEQILGDIGDVGVLDDLEVEEAELRDWENTLFRMNKDRGEESRELNQILANDVFSYVEEALRRETGTGGIHDTDTQIQKQHPASSVLSNHEHQWQKMTDRKSNQSGFAQQTHSAGLKGVSEVTSRGAATTQCRNAQQGLTSPVWPPNSSNTQHCGAQITSTQSCRSAHSQPEVTDQPWPPFTQNSRFQSVQYTQNGSGSQQTHVAPQSSGVAMWQQQQQLPQSFHHHTLTHSSHTPGGVSSAAQTFQQMQRLSGSCMYKKRDVHIPDSATVPPRLNGPLLGSATSGGSAHVAGTNMSSPFIGGIWPAAPNPGVIQSSGPDAHMAACADVGNISLGHLSGDNSNYPNPNPENGSLQSSFFCWSGEAQIPKVGMNGVVDLFGFPALPAGSINLSQNAGP